In Methanocaldococcus lauensis, a single genomic region encodes these proteins:
- a CDS encoding RNA ligase partner protein, with translation MQKQRFCLDTSAFTEPSVRKAMNVKTITELTDKLMDLIAEARIKLNISCHIPYPSVYKELIGFLQSENCPKDVIIKVDTWLVKKTPNRYEIKIPSEIFYEYVKDLRERINKGMRIGEEHIIKSSDMVYELSKGHPEMRKDEIINKVLSKTINTFRNKYRSALRVGTLDSAPDLDVLLLAKELDAAVVATDGGIEKWAQRLGLRFVNAVNFPFMLEEYLRHADRHRKF, from the coding sequence ATGCAGAAACAGAGATTTTGCTTAGATACAAGTGCATTTACTGAACCCTCGGTTAGAAAAGCAATGAATGTTAAGACAATTACAGAATTAACAGATAAATTGATGGATTTGATAGCAGAGGCAAGGATAAAGTTAAATATCTCTTGTCATATACCATATCCAAGTGTATATAAGGAGTTAATTGGATTCCTGCAGAGTGAAAATTGCCCAAAAGATGTTATAATAAAGGTAGATACTTGGCTCGTTAAGAAAACTCCAAACAGATATGAAATAAAAATACCTTCAGAGATATTTTATGAATATGTTAAGGATTTGAGAGAGAGGATTAATAAAGGAATGAGAATTGGAGAAGAGCATATAATAAAATCTTCTGATATGGTTTATGAACTATCAAAAGGACATCCAGAAATGAGAAAAGATGAAATTATAAATAAAGTTCTATCAAAAACAATAAATACATTTAGAAATAAATATCGAAGTGCTTTAAGAGTTGGGACCTTAGACAGTGCTCCAGATTTGGATGTCTTATTATTGGCTAAAGAGTTAGATGCCGCAGTTGTGGCTACTGATGGGGGAATTGAAAAATGGGCTCAAAGATTGGGATTAAGATTTGTAAATGCAGTTAATTTTCCGTTTATGCTTGAGGAATACTTAAGACACGCTGATAGACATAGAAAATTTTAA
- a CDS encoding DUF356 domain-containing protein, which yields MTLLLIRGDSYEKLKNALADVDRHAELTIIGKPKIIVPEAADEILGHILGEVKKPCKTACVAKIAEKAPKAIDRIRKIHPPAHIVVISERYGDIYYKLLDDFPKLPILKGYYKSKKRKNKYK from the coding sequence ATGACATTACTATTAATTAGAGGAGATAGTTATGAAAAATTAAAGAATGCCTTAGCAGATGTAGATAGGCATGCAGAATTAACAATTATAGGAAAACCTAAAATTATAGTTCCAGAGGCGGCAGATGAAATATTAGGGCATATACTTGGAGAAGTAAAAAAACCATGTAAAACAGCATGCGTTGCAAAGATTGCTGAAAAGGCTCCAAAAGCAATAGATAGAATTAGAAAAATTCATCCTCCTGCTCATATAGTAGTTATTAGCGAAAGATATGGTGATATTTATTATAAGTTGTTGGATGACTTTCCCAAATTACCAATATTAAAAGGTTATTACAAATCAAAAAAAAGAAAAAATAAATATAAATAA
- the ileS gene encoding isoleucine--tRNA ligase, with product MKSVEPVNFRELDKKIKKFWEENDIYQKVKKKNEENKEFYFVDGPPYCSGAIHLGTAWNKIIKDTYLRFKRMQGYNVLDKAGWDMHGLPIEVKVENEFGIKNKKEIETKIGIEQFIEKCKEFALKHKEIMENQFKNLGVWLDWENAYMPITKEYMEIGWWTLKVAHEKGLLTRDLRVVYWCPRCETALAEHEVRGEYKEVYDPSVYVKFKLANEENTYVVIWTTTPWTLIANLAVAVHPNYDYAYVEVEFDDKKEVWIIAEKLVEDVINKAKKLYNIKNYKIIKKVKGKELEGIKYIHPLLDENEKQKEFAKLENAHTIVLGEHVTLEGGTGLVHTAPGHGEEDFEVGKKYNLPIYSPIDDEGKYIEGKWKGIFVKDADNSIIETLKDKGLLVYAGKIKHSYPHCWRCKTPLLFRATEQWFLEISKIKDNIIEHAKTVSWIPHWVETRYINGVKFVGDWNISRQRYWGIPLPVWICEKCGKYIVVGSVEELKERMINKDEVGEIKDLHKPTVDKIKLRCECGGVMERVPDVLDVWFDSGLAPYASIGSKTLKKADFITEGHDQVTKWFYSQHALSAIVFNDIPYKKCLMHGFTLDEHGDKMSKSLGNIVNPDDVVEKYGADLLRFYLLSANKVWEDLRFVWSEMDDVLSLFNTLWNAYMFAVNYMVLDNFKPDEKYFEYLKDEDRWILSRVNTVAKIAIENLDIPYFHTYTWTLKDFILNDLSRWYIRLIRERTWKEKDDTDKLAAYQTLYYVLLKLSIIMAPVSPHVAEAIYQNLKTEDMEESIFMNKIEVDEEFIDEELERDMAIVRDIVDAIYRGRDKIKYTLRYPLKEITIAGGEEVKKAVERFEYIIKEQGNVKNIKFGEVEGSKYIIKPNYRELGKRYRSEVPKVVEALNKADAKELMEKLKEGAVILDGYEIKPEYVEIRLEIPEHIAGVEFSKGTVFINTEITDDLIREGLMREVIRRIQAMRKDLDLDIEEKIKVKVEGVDIDEFKEIIEREVRGIFVDDIKEDYTKAWEIKTPNGEIYRVKITIERINKK from the coding sequence ATGAAAAGTGTAGAGCCAGTTAATTTTAGAGAGTTGGATAAGAAGATAAAAAAGTTCTGGGAAGAGAATGATATATATCAAAAAGTAAAGAAAAAGAATGAAGAAAATAAAGAATTTTATTTTGTTGATGGACCTCCTTACTGTTCTGGGGCAATACATCTTGGGACAGCTTGGAATAAGATAATTAAAGATACTTATTTAAGATTTAAGAGAATGCAAGGATATAATGTTTTAGATAAAGCTGGATGGGATATGCACGGTTTGCCAATAGAGGTTAAAGTTGAAAATGAGTTTGGAATAAAAAACAAGAAAGAGATAGAAACAAAAATTGGTATAGAACAATTTATTGAAAAATGTAAAGAATTTGCTTTAAAACACAAAGAAATTATGGAAAATCAGTTTAAAAACTTAGGAGTTTGGTTAGATTGGGAAAATGCATACATGCCAATAACTAAGGAGTATATGGAAATAGGTTGGTGGACATTAAAAGTTGCTCATGAGAAAGGATTATTAACAAGAGATTTGAGGGTTGTTTATTGGTGTCCAAGATGTGAAACAGCTTTAGCTGAACATGAAGTTAGAGGAGAGTATAAAGAAGTTTACGACCCCTCAGTTTATGTAAAATTTAAATTAGCAAATGAAGAAAACACCTATGTTGTAATTTGGACAACAACACCATGGACTTTAATAGCTAACTTAGCTGTTGCAGTACATCCAAACTATGATTACGCTTATGTAGAAGTTGAATTTGATGACAAAAAAGAAGTTTGGATTATTGCTGAAAAGTTAGTTGAGGATGTTATAAACAAAGCTAAAAAATTATACAATATCAAAAACTACAAAATAATCAAAAAAGTTAAAGGAAAAGAGTTAGAAGGAATAAAATATATTCATCCATTATTAGATGAGAATGAGAAGCAAAAAGAATTTGCAAAATTAGAAAATGCTCATACTATAGTATTAGGGGAACATGTAACCTTAGAGGGAGGAACTGGTTTAGTTCATACTGCCCCTGGACATGGGGAGGAGGACTTTGAAGTTGGTAAAAAATACAATCTGCCAATATATTCACCAATAGATGATGAAGGCAAATACATAGAAGGAAAATGGAAAGGCATTTTTGTTAAAGATGCAGATAATAGCATAATAGAGACTCTAAAAGATAAAGGATTGTTAGTTTATGCTGGAAAAATAAAACATAGTTATCCACACTGTTGGAGATGTAAAACACCTCTCTTGTTTAGAGCTACTGAGCAGTGGTTCTTAGAAATATCAAAAATTAAAGATAATATTATAGAACATGCAAAAACAGTTAGTTGGATACCTCACTGGGTTGAGACAAGATATATAAATGGAGTTAAGTTTGTTGGAGACTGGAATATAAGTAGGCAGAGGTATTGGGGAATTCCATTACCAGTATGGATTTGTGAGAAATGTGGAAAATATATAGTTGTGGGAAGTGTTGAAGAACTAAAGGAGAGAATGATAAATAAAGATGAAGTTGGAGAGATTAAAGATTTGCATAAACCAACAGTTGATAAAATAAAGTTGAGATGTGAATGTGGAGGAGTAATGGAGAGGGTTCCAGATGTCTTAGATGTTTGGTTTGACTCTGGTTTAGCACCTTATGCTTCAATTGGTTCAAAAACATTAAAAAAAGCTGACTTTATAACAGAAGGACATGACCAAGTTACTAAGTGGTTTTATTCACAACATGCACTTTCAGCTATTGTATTCAATGACATTCCATACAAAAAATGTTTAATGCACGGCTTTACGTTGGATGAGCATGGAGACAAGATGAGTAAGAGTTTAGGAAATATAGTTAATCCAGATGATGTCGTTGAAAAATATGGGGCTGATTTGTTGAGATTTTATCTTTTAAGTGCAAACAAGGTTTGGGAGGATTTAAGGTTTGTATGGAGTGAAATGGATGATGTTTTAAGCTTATTCAACACTCTATGGAATGCTTACATGTTTGCTGTAAATTACATGGTGTTAGATAACTTTAAACCAGATGAAAAATACTTTGAATATTTAAAAGATGAAGATAGATGGATTTTAAGTAGGGTAAATACTGTTGCCAAAATAGCAATTGAAAACCTTGATATTCCATATTTCCACACATACACATGGACATTAAAAGATTTCATATTAAATGACTTAAGTAGATGGTACATAAGGCTAATTAGGGAAAGAACATGGAAAGAAAAAGATGATACTGACAAATTAGCGGCATATCAAACACTCTACTATGTCCTATTAAAGTTATCTATAATAATGGCTCCTGTATCTCCTCATGTAGCTGAGGCAATATATCAAAACTTAAAAACAGAAGATATGGAAGAAAGTATATTTATGAATAAAATAGAAGTTGATGAAGAGTTTATTGATGAAGAGTTAGAGAGAGATATGGCAATAGTTAGAGATATAGTTGATGCAATCTACAGAGGAAGAGATAAAATAAAATACACTTTAAGATATCCATTAAAAGAAATAACTATTGCTGGTGGGGAAGAGGTTAAAAAAGCAGTAGAGAGATTTGAATACATAATAAAAGAGCAGGGTAATGTCAAAAATATCAAATTTGGAGAAGTTGAAGGTAGCAAATACATAATAAAACCAAACTACAGAGAGTTAGGTAAAAGATATAGAAGTGAAGTTCCAAAGGTTGTTGAAGCATTGAATAAAGCAGATGCTAAGGAGTTAATGGAAAAATTGAAAGAAGGAGCTGTAATATTGGATGGATATGAGATTAAGCCAGAGTATGTTGAAATTAGGTTAGAGATTCCTGAGCACATTGCAGGAGTTGAATTTTCAAAGGGAACTGTCTTTATAAATACTGAAATTACTGATGATTTAATAAGAGAAGGGTTAATGAGAGAAGTTATAAGAAGAATTCAAGCAATGAGAAAAGATTTAGACTTAGATATAGAAGAAAAAATTAAGGTTAAAGTTGAAGGAGTAGATATAGATGAGTTTAAGGAAATTATAGAAAGAGAAGTAAGGGGAATATTTGTAGATGATATAAAAGAGGACTATACAAAAGCTTGGGAAATAAAAACTCCAAATGGGGAAATATATAGAGTTAAAATAACTATCGAAAGAATAAATAAGAAATAA
- a CDS encoding DNA-methyltransferase has product MKLGKFEIDNIYLGDSLVLMKDIPDDSIDLIVTDPPYGINFKGKKNNYNRKYENVLEGYNEIPKEKYYEFSYNWMKEAYRILKPTGSMYVFSGWTNLKDVLNALDDVGFITINHIIWKYQFGVFTKRKFVTSHYHILFVVKDEKRYKFNKIEHYPEDVWIINREYWRGKVKTPTKLPTELVKKIILYGSDEGDIVFDPFLGSGQVCVVAKMLNRHYLGFEIVKEYYEFAKKRLEEIERQKENGLIKWINNN; this is encoded by the coding sequence ATGAAATTGGGTAAATTTGAGATAGACAATATTTATTTAGGAGATAGTTTAGTTTTAATGAAAGACATTCCAGATGATAGTATTGATCTAATTGTTACAGATCCTCCTTATGGAATTAACTTTAAAGGTAAAAAGAATAACTACAATAGAAAATATGAGAATGTTTTAGAAGGTTACAATGAGATTCCCAAAGAAAAATATTACGAATTTTCTTATAATTGGATGAAAGAGGCATATAGAATATTAAAACCAACTGGGAGTATGTATGTATTTTCTGGTTGGACTAATTTAAAGGATGTTCTCAATGCATTGGATGATGTAGGATTTATAACAATAAACCACATTATTTGGAAATATCAATTTGGAGTTTTTACAAAAAGGAAATTTGTTACCTCTCATTACCACATTTTATTTGTTGTTAAAGATGAAAAAAGATACAAATTTAATAAAATAGAACATTATCCAGAAGATGTTTGGATAATAAATAGGGAGTATTGGAGAGGTAAAGTTAAAACTCCAACAAAATTGCCTACTGAATTAGTTAAAAAAATTATTCTATATGGAAGTGATGAAGGAGATATAGTTTTTGATCCTTTCCTCGGTTCTGGACAGGTTTGTGTTGTTGCAAAAATGCTAAATAGACATTATTTAGGTTTTGAAATAGTTAAGGAGTATTATGAATTTGCAAAAAAGAGATTAGAAGAAATTGAAAGGCAAAAAGAGAATGGATTAATAAAGTGGATTAATAATAATTAA
- a CDS encoding tRNA (guanine(10)-N(2))-dimethyltransferase, which produces MILKEGEVIFEVPDKLTITKKDEVFYNPRMKTCRDLSIVIVQAFLNLYHKVDKCYICDALAGSGIRGLRYAKEIEFSGDLQVFLNDINPKAYEKIINNAKMNKIENIKVFNEDANTFLSKHFRFFNIIDLDPFGSPSPYIDQAIRALVTKNGLLCITATDTAALCGRAKKSCLRKYLAYPLFGRDCHEFALRVLVGYVMRMATKYEISLKPVFCHATDHYVRVYLVTDRGAKRSDKTFEMLGYVKDVNGIKIIKKFEEGYEKGFSGPLYIGNLYDKTLVDEALKIAEERKLNERILKILNAISEEAEINQVGCFDTHQLGKILKISVPPIKNIINKLKELGFKATVTHYNPKGIKTNATLKDVIDVMYRCSKVR; this is translated from the coding sequence ATGATTTTAAAAGAGGGAGAGGTTATTTTTGAAGTTCCAGATAAATTAACAATTACAAAAAAAGATGAAGTTTTTTACAACCCAAGAATGAAAACTTGTAGAGATTTAAGTATAGTTATAGTCCAAGCATTTTTAAATTTATATCATAAAGTTGATAAATGCTATATATGTGATGCTTTGGCAGGTAGTGGGATTAGAGGGCTTAGATATGCAAAAGAGATTGAATTTAGTGGGGATTTACAAGTTTTCCTAAATGATATAAATCCAAAGGCATATGAAAAAATAATAAATAATGCTAAAATGAATAAAATTGAGAATATAAAAGTTTTTAATGAAGATGCAAATACATTTTTATCAAAACATTTTAGATTTTTCAATATTATAGATTTAGATCCGTTTGGCTCTCCATCTCCTTATATTGACCAAGCTATTAGGGCATTAGTAACAAAAAATGGTTTGTTATGTATAACTGCAACAGATACAGCCGCTTTATGTGGAAGAGCTAAGAAATCTTGCCTAAGGAAATATTTAGCATATCCGTTATTTGGTAGAGACTGTCATGAGTTTGCTTTGAGAGTTTTGGTAGGTTATGTTATGAGAATGGCTACAAAATATGAAATTTCTCTAAAACCAGTATTTTGCCACGCAACCGACCATTATGTTAGAGTTTATTTAGTTACTGATAGAGGAGCTAAGAGATCTGATAAAACCTTTGAAATGTTAGGATATGTTAAAGATGTTAATGGAATTAAGATAATTAAAAAATTTGAAGAAGGTTATGAAAAAGGATTCTCAGGGCCTTTATATATAGGTAATTTATACGATAAAACTCTCGTTGATGAAGCTTTAAAAATAGCTGAGGAAAGAAAATTAAATGAGAGAATTTTAAAAATATTAAATGCAATTAGTGAGGAAGCGGAAATAAATCAAGTTGGTTGCTTTGACACTCACCAATTAGGGAAGATTTTAAAAATATCAGTCCCACCAATAAAAAATATTATAAATAAATTAAAAGAGCTTGGTTTTAAAGCCACAGTAACTCACTACAATCCAAAAGGAATAAAAACTAATGCTACATTAAAAGATGTTATTGATGTAATGTATAGATGTAGTAAAGTAAGGTGA
- a CDS encoding family 16 glycoside hydrolase: protein MHFNKFINKFIIFIFLIPIILIGLCGCFEIVPKEFYDDFSSYYDGEKAPFGEWKVKEGGFKIVSILSEDKKTINNVAVPIDNGIIYIDKNYTDFKFYVDIKRLKDSDTPKIYFRLMNNANTGYYIEIEGYDIGYKLYKFNGTKVELLDESYYAAPAGTDFYRYEVIAIGNKIIFLAGGQKYIEYVDNDSPILKGGIGIGGGEAYYDNVRVVPINQY, encoded by the coding sequence ATGCATTTTAATAAATTTATTAATAAATTTATAATTTTTATTTTTTTAATTCCTATAATATTGATAGGATTGTGTGGATGCTTTGAAATTGTCCCTAAAGAATTTTATGATGATTTTTCTTCATACTACGATGGAGAAAAAGCTCCATTTGGTGAATGGAAAGTTAAGGAAGGGGGATTTAAAATTGTTAGTATTTTAAGCGAAGATAAAAAAACAATAAATAATGTTGCAGTTCCAATAGACAATGGAATAATATATATTGATAAAAATTATACTGACTTTAAATTTTATGTTGATATAAAAAGACTTAAAGATAGCGACACTCCAAAAATATACTTTAGATTAATGAACAATGCAAACACTGGATATTACATAGAAATAGAGGGCTATGATATTGGATATAAACTTTACAAGTTTAATGGAACTAAAGTTGAATTATTAGATGAATCTTATTATGCAGCTCCGGCAGGAACTGATTTTTATAGGTATGAAGTTATAGCAATAGGGAACAAGATAATCTTTCTTGCAGGGGGACAGAAATATATAGAGTATGTTGATAATGATTCACCAATACTCAAAGGAGGAATAGGTATTGGTGGAGGAGAAGCTTATTATGACAATGTCAGAGTTGTGCCAATAAATCAATATTAA